GACCATGGCCTGGTCCTCGGCGAGCAGCAGTCGGGTCACGGCCTCAGGCTACTGAGGACACGGTGGCCCGCAGCGTGAAGCCCCCGCGTAGGCCCGCCGAGGTCTCCAACGTGCCGTCGGCGAGCGCCAGTCGCTCCCGCAGCCCGCTGAGCCCGTTGCCCTCGCCCTTCCCCGAGGGGCCCGTGCCGTTGTCGGTGACCGTGAGGCAGACGGCGGAGTCGGCGGAGTCGGCCCGTGGGCTCAGCGTCACCGTGCAGTGCGTCGCGCCGCTGTGCCGTACGACGTTGGTGACGGCCTCGCGCAGCGCCCAGGCCAGCGCCGCCTCCCGCTCGGGCGGGAGGCCCAGGGGCGCGGGCGGGGGCGGCGCGTCGGTGGTCTCGTCGCGGTGCTCGCCGGGACCGGCCGGGAGCCGGGGGGCGAACTGCGGGACCTCGGCGGTGATCCCGGCGGCGAGCAGGGCCGTGCGCGCTCCGGCGAGTTCGACGGCCAGGGTGGGGCGGCGGTATCCGCCGACGGCCTCGCGTACGTCCACGAGGGCCTGTCTGCTGACCCGTTCGATGTCGGCCACCTGCTCGGCGGCCTGTACCGGCTGTTCGGGCAGCATCCGGCCGGCCAGCTCGCTCTTGAGGGTGATCAGCGAGAGGGAGTGGCCGAGCAGGTCGTGCAGGTCGCGGGCGAGACGCAGCCGCTCCTCGTTGGCCGCCAGCCGCGCCACGGCGGCCCTGGCCTCGCGCAGCTCGCGCAGCGTACGGATGGTCTTGCGGGCCGACATCAGGGCGAAGCCGCCGAGCACGGCGGGGATCACGAACGAGGTCCACACGCCCCACCACGGGCGGGTGCCGAAGCCGGTGCCCAGGAGCGCGAGGGAGACCACCGCGACCGCCATCGCGAAGACGGCCTGGCGGACCGGGAGCACGGCGCCGGAGGCGACCGTGAAGTACACGAACAGCACCAGCCACGCCTCCCCCGCCGTGCAGGAGAGAAGGACGGCGAGCAGGTAGAGCAGGGCCAGTACGCTCTGGACGGTTCTGCTCGGCAGGGGCTCGCGGGTGTGACGGAAGACGAGCAGGACGTATGTGGTGACGAACACGGCGAGCCCGAGGGCTGCCCCGGCCACGGCGGGCCCGGAGTGCCCCCCGGACCACAGGTCGCGCAGGGGGGCGCCGAGGAAGACCATCCAGACCGTGATCATGACGGCCTTGGAGATCTTCTGCCGCCGGGTCTGCGGGACCTCCCCGACGAGCGGTACGTCCTCCGGGCCGCTCGGCCACCGGACGGCGGACCGCGCCTCGGGCGCGTCCTCCTGCCGGGTGTCTGCCATGGCCAGGCTCCTTACGTCCTGCGTGCTCGTGCGATTCATGCCTTGCGGGTGTCCTTGCGGTAGAACCAGGCGGCGGCCCCGGCGAAGAGCACGAGGTAACCCAACAGCAGCCCGGCGTCCCGCAAATGGGGCGCGTCGCCCACCTCGACGGCCTGGCCCAGCGCCGTGTAGGCGTGGGTGGGCAGCCACTCGCCGATGTCCTGGACCCACCCTGGCAGGCTCGACATCGGCAGCCACAGCCCGCCCATGAACGCCAGGCCGAAGTAGAACAGCATCGTGATCGGCCGTACGGCGTCGCCCGTCGCAAGGTATCCGATGGCCACGCCCAGCGCGGCGAACACGAAGCTGCCCGCCCACGAGCACAGCGCGATGGCGGCCCACTGCCACGCGTCCAGACGTACGCCCATCACCAGGGCCCCGGTGAGCAGCACCAGCAGGATCGAGGGGAGGCTGACGGTCGCGGCCGAGGCGATCTTCGCGGTGACGTAGCCCCGGCCGGGCAGCGCGGTCAGTCGCAACTGGCGCACCCAGCCTCGCTCGCGCTCCTTGGCGATGCGCTCGCTGTTGCCCATCAGGACGGCGGTCATGGCACCGAACGCCGCCATGGCGACCATGTAGTAGAGCGCCAGGCCGACGGGGAGGCCGGGCATGTTGGTGTCGTCGCCGCGGCCCGCGATGAGCACGTAGAGGACGGGCGGGTAGATCACCGAGAAGAACATGAACTTCCGGTTGCGCAGGGACCGCAGGATCTCCAGCTTGATCAGGGTATTCACTTCGCTGTCGCCTTCCGGTGGGAGGAGTGGACGGGGGTGCCGGGGGTGCCAGAGGTGCCGGACGCGTCGTCGGCGCTCCGCTGTTCCGCGCGCTGTGTGAGGGTGAGGAACGCCTGTTCAAGGCCGAGCCCGGTGACCTCCAGGTCCCTTGGCCAGAGGCCCAGTTGGTAGAGGGCGTGCACCGTGGCGTCGGCGTCGGCCGAGCGCACCCGTACGGCGCTCCCGGCCAGCTCGATCTCGCTCACGCCGGGCAGCCCGCGCAAAGCGGCCTCCAGGCGGCCGTCGGGCACCGTGCCCAGGGAGAAGCTGATCCGGCGCGCGCCGGCCATGGCCTTGATGTCGGCCGCGCTGCCGTCGGCCAGCAGCCGTCCCCGGTGCATCACGAGCACGCGGTCGGCGACCTCGTCGGCCTCTTCCAGGTAGTGCGTGGCGAACAGCACGGTGCGGCCCTGTGCCGCCTGGGCGCGCATGGCCGACCAGAAGTCCCGGCGGGCCGAGACGTCCATGCCGGTGGTGGGCTCGTCCAGCACGATCAGGTCACAGGCGCCCGCGGTGGCCAGGGCGAAGCGGACACGCTGCTCCTGCCCTCCGGACAGCTTGCCCACCATCCGGTCGGCGATCTCCGTGATCCCCGCCTCTTCCAGCACGTGCTCGGTGGGGTAGCCACGCGGGTGCAGGTCGCAGGCGAGGGCGACCAGCTCGCGCACCCGCACCCCGTCCATCAGCCCGCCGGACTGGAGCATGGCGCCCACCCGCCCGTCGGTGACCGCCTGGCGCGGCGAGGTGCCGAAGAGCCGGACGCTGCCGCCCGGGTCGGGGTTGCGCAGCCCGAGGAGCAGGTCGAGCGTGGTGGACTTGCCGGCTCCGTTGGGGCCGAGCAGTGCGACGGTCTCGCCCGGGTGCAGGGTGACGCTGAGGCCGGAGAGCGCCTTGACGGTGCCGTAGGTCTTTCCGGCGTCCGCGAACTCCACGGCCGGTGCCGGGGAAGCGGTGAAGTGGCTCGATGTCATGCACCAAGCCTCGCCGTGAGGGGGGTGTCCCGGGCAGTGTCGCCGGTCGTGACCTGCGGCTGACAGATGTCATACGGCGCGCATGACACCCGGGCACCCGGACGGGGCGCCCCGGGAAAGCACGAGGGCCCCGGACAGCACGAGGGCGCCCCCGCCATGCGTGGCGGGGGCGCCCCGGGGTGTGCGGTCCGGCAGGAGACCGGGGGTCAGCCCGAGTGGGATCCGGGGACCTTGGCGACGCGTTCGCCCGGTTTCGGGGGCGCCTTCTTGCGGAGGGCCTGGATCATCGCGGAGGCCGCGTGCTGCGGGGTCATCCTGACCTTGCCCGCGCCGCCGTCGACCACGACGCCGTCGAACGCCGAGCCGTACGTCGCCTTCAGCGCGACGGGGTCGATGACCGGCTGGAGCGAGCCGCCGCCCGCGCGCATCGTCAGGAACTTGCCCATGGTCTTCTGGCTGAACGGCACCTTCACATCGCCCGCCTCCAGCCACACCCAGCCGGACATGGCGGTGCGGCCGAAACCGTTCACCGCCGTCTTCAGCTCGGCGTCGCCGATCTTGGGCTGCTGGAGGGTGACGGGCAGCGTCACGGGCTTGTTCGAGCCCGAGACGGCGCGCCGCTTGTACGCCTTCTCCAGCGTCGAGGAGGACTTGGCCGTGTCGACGCCCTTGTGCGGCTTGCCCTTGACCGCGACGGCCCTGCCGTTCACGAACTTGACCATGCCGTCCGAGGGGCTGCTGCCCCGGCCCCCCGCACCCGCGGCGACGCGGGAGAGTGCCGACTCCATCTTGGCCTTGTCCACCTTCACGGCGGGCTCGGCCGTGCGGCGGACGTCGAAGAGGGAGCCTATGACGGAGACCGGGTTGTAGTCCCGCCCGGCGGCGTTGCGGACGGTGGCCTCGGTGTCGAACGTCAGCCCGGCCACGCTCGGCTTCAACTCGGCCTGCTTACCGGCCGCGACGACCTTGAAGGGCTCGGTCGTGCGCTTGCCGAGGCTGTCGTCCATCTTCTTGACGGCCTCGTGCTTGCTCAGTCCGCCGATCTCGACGCCGAGGACGGTGGTGTTCTTGGGAACGTCGGCATGGTCGAGCAGCAGCCCGGTGCCGTACGCGACGCCACACACGCCGACGACGGCGACACCGGCCAGGACCAGCTTGGAGCGCCCGCCCTTCTTCTTGGCCTTGCCCGCCTTCGCCTGCTTGCCCTTGCCGCTCTTGGGCGCGGCGGGGGCCGGTTCGGGCGTCGGGTGCGGGACGCCGCTGACGACGGTCTCGCTCGCCAGCCGCTGTTCGCCGCCCCCGGCTCCGGGAGCACCCGGGCCCGCCGGGTCTCCGGTGCCGTAGATGGCGGTGCCCACGCCGTCCGGCGCGAAGGGCGCGGGGCCGGTGCCCAGGCCGAGGGTCGAGTGCGCGGCGGGGGGTCCACCGCCGGGAGCGCCGGGCACAACGGGCGTGCCGGCGGGGGGAGTTCCGCCCGGTCCGGCCGCCGGACCCGCCGCCGGGTCCTGACCCGGTGCGGGGGCCGGGGTCCCCAGCGGTCCCGGCGCACCGCCGGGAACGCCAGGGGCGCCGGGCACCGGAGGCACGGGCATGTCGCCGCTCGCGGGCCCCGTCGTCGGTCCGCTGGGCGCCCCGCCCGCCGGGCCGCCGCCCAGGCCCACCGAGGGGTCGAGCAGCGGAAGGCCCTCGGCGGGCGTGTCCGTGGGGCCACCCGCGCCGGGGAACGGCATCTCGCCCGTCGAACCCGGTCCGGACTCGGCGTCGGGCCGGCGCCGCTCGTCCACTTCGTCTATGCCCGAGCGCGGGCGCGGCTCGGCCGGGCGCGGCTCGGTGAAGTACGGCAGGTCGCCCCGCTCGTTCCCCGAACCGCCCGTACCGCTCGCGCCACCGGAGGGTGCGGGGGGCGGCGTGGCACCGGAGGAGGCACCGGACCCGCTCTTGGGCGACTTGCGCGGCGCGAACCAGTCGCTGGTCTCCTGGGTGAACTCGCCCGTCCTGGACGGGTCCTCCGGGCTCTCACCGCTCCCGGAGCCCGACGCCGTCGCGGCGGCCGGCGCGACGCCGGAGGCACCGGCCGGGCCGGGCGCCTGCGGGACACCACCCGGACCCATGGGAGGGGGCACCGCGGGGCCACCGGCACGGGTGCGCGCCTCCTCGGCGGGCGAGGGCGCCCCGGCGCCCGGCACCTCTCCCGGGCCGGCCCCCGCGCTCTTGGGGCCGGAAGTCTTCCTGGGGCCGGCGTTGGCCCCGTCGGACGCGGCGGCTCCGTCGTCGTCGCCCACCGGTGTCCGCATCACCACGGGCGGAATGGGCCGCGAGCCGGGGATGTTGATGCGGATGCGGGTGGTGAGCGTCGTCTCGGTCCTCGGCTCGTCCGCCTTCGCCCCCGCCTCCGGCTCGGCACCCTGGCCGGCCGGGTCTGCGCCGGCGCCGGAGGTGCCGTACGGATCGGTCCCGGAAGGGTACGGGGAACCGCCGCGCCTCTTGGGCCCGGAGGACGAACTGTCAGTTTCACGACTCAAAGCAGGTACTCCCGGATGGATTCGCCGTCTTCATGATGGCCCGAAGGCGGCTCGCCGGCGCGCACCACAATACTGGGGGCACGGGACACCGGCTCCGGGACCACCGAATCGCCCAGTAACAGCCCTCTCAGCGGTATTTGTTCGCTGACACAGGGGGCGCGGGCAGCGCGATCGTGGTACACATCACAGCCGCGAGGAGCCCGCCGAACAGATAGATGTACGAGGGGATCCCCGCGCCGAAGAGAAAGTCCCCCTCCGGCCGCGAGGTGGTCATCAGCATCACCGCGACCGCCCATCCCGCCCCCGGCGCCGCGGCTCCCACCTTCGTACGGCACAGCTTGGCACCGCCGTGGAAGAGGCCGACGGCGGCGGCGAGCGCGACCAGCAGCCCGAGCGGGAACCACGCGGCCTGCAACAGGGTGCCGGCCACGCCGGTCAGCACGCCGAGCACGGCCAGCCCGGCATAGACCGCGGCCCGCGCTCCGGTGGCCACGGGGTAGGCGCCCCAGTCGGCCGCGCCCTGACTCGGGGCGCTCATCCGCTCACTCCGAGGAAGAGATCGTCGGCGGCGTCGGCGGCTCCGACGCCGGCCGAGCCCGCCGCCCGGTCAGCGCGCTGGAAGAACTCCAGGCCGGTCAGCGGCTGGCCGAGCCCGTTGGAGAGCGCGAAGAAGTCACCCCGTGAGGTCTCCCTCACGGAGATTTGGGTCTCGTGTGCCGCCATCGCCGTCGCCTTCGTCTTCTCGTACGCCCGGGCGTCCACGGTGACATCGACGGCGGTCGCGCTGTCCACCACCCCCGGGACATCGTCGGGCGCGGCGAAGCCCGTATCGCCTGTGAAGCCCGGAAAGGGAAAGACCTCCCCCGCCCCGGCGGCGGCCCGCAGCCGGGTGAAGCCCTCATCGAGGACGGGGCGCGGGACGATGTTCCAGTAGACGCGCTCGACGTGGTGCGGCTCGGCCGGGGCGCCGTCCGTCGCACGGCCCTCGCGACCGGCCAGTTCCACGGCGCGGGTGGCCACGCGGTGGGCCTGGATGTGGTCCGGGTGGCCGTATCCGCCGTCGGGGCGGTAGGTGACGAGCACCTGGGGGCGCACCTCGCGGATCACCTCGGCCAGCAGCTCACCCGCCTCGTCCACGTCCGCCCGCCAGAAGCAGCCGGGACGGTCGTTCTGCGGGGCGCCCATCATGCCCGAGTCGCGGTAGCGGCCGGGCCCGCCCAGGAAGCGGTGGTCGCGCACGCCCAGCGCGCGCATGGCGGCGGCCAGTTCGCCGGCGCGGTACGGGCCGAGGGTGTCGTCCCGGTCGGGCGCCAGCCGGGCCAGCGCCGCCGGGATCACCTCGCCCTCCTCACCCTGGGTGCAGGTGACGAGGGTGACGTGGGCGCCCTCCGCCGCGTACTTGGCCATGGTGGCGCCCGTGGTGATGGACTCGTCGTCCGGGTGGGCGTGCACCAGCAGCAGACGGCGCCCAGGGGCGGCCGGTGATCCGGGGGCAGCCCCCCGGGGAAACGCAGCGCTCATGCCCCTGAGCCTACGGTGCGGGCCCGCGTGCGGGCCCGCACGTCAGAACTTGATGCCGCCGATCATCCCGGCGACATTCGTGGTCAGCTCGTTGATCGTGGGCGCGATCGACGAACTGGCCAGGTAGAAGCCCAACAGGATGCAGACCACCGCGTGCCCGCCCTTCAGCCCGGATTTCTTCACGAGCAGGAAGACGATGACAGCCAGCAGCACCACCGCCGAAATCGAGAGTGCCACGGCGGTTCACCTCCAAGTACGCGCGGTTGGTACGGGATCTGATCGGTCACACGAGTCAGCCGGCTCGCTCCGGCATGGAGGAGCCACCGGCTTCATACCCAGCACCCACCATGCGCAACGGATCATAATTATCCGCGCGACCGCACGGGTCGGTGCACAGGTGCAGAGGAGGGGCGCATATTCAGTTCCAGCCAACTGCACACGACCTGACCATCGTCCCGCACCCGGACCCGAAGGGGATCACAGCCGGACTCAAGGGCAAGTACGGTCAGCCGCATGGCTACGACTTTCCCCCAGCAGCACGCGCGTACCCACAGATTCACACTTGGAGCTCCGCGGTCCTTCACCGTGGCCCCAGACGGCACACGCGTCGCTTTCCTGCGCTCCCGTGGTGGCACTGACCTGGCACATCTCCTCTGGGTGAGGGATGTGGCAGAGGGCACGGAGCGCATCGCGGCCGATCCTCGCGCGCTGTTGGGAGGGGCCGAGGAGGAGCTGTCGCCCGAGGAGCGCGCGCGGCGCGAGCGCAGCCGGGAGGGCACGGCCGGGGTGGTCGGATATGCCACCGACAGTTCCGTGGAGATGGCCGCTTTCGCTCTTTCGGGACGGCTGTTCACCGCTGAGCTGCGCGCGGGGACGGCCCGCGAGCTGGCCACGCCGACCCCCGTGGTGGACCCGCGGCCTGCCCCGGACGGGCGACACATCGCCTACGTGTCAGGGGGCACCCTGCGGGTGATCGCCGCCTCCGACGACGGTTCCGGCGGCAGCGACCGGGCCCTCACCGAGTCCGGGCCGGACACGGTGACCTGGGGGCTCGCGGAGTTCATCGCCGCGGAGGAGATGTCCAGGACCCGCGGGTTCTGGTGGTCGCCCGACTCGGACCGGCTGCTGGTCGCCCGGGTGGACGACGCGCCCGTCGCGCGCTGGTGGATCGCCGATCCGGCCCACCCCGAAAGCGAGCCGGCCCGGGTGGCCTACCCGGCGGCCGGAACCGGGAATGCCGAGGTCACACTGCATTTCGTCGACCTCGACGGGTCCCGCACCGAGGTCTCCTGGGACCGGGAGCGCTACCCGTATCTCGCCCGCGTGCACTGGTCGTCCTACGGCCCTCCGCTGCTGCTGGTACAGAGCCGGGACCAGCGGGAGGCCGCGTATCTGACGGTGGACACGGGCAGCGGTGCGACTTCCGTCACACTCACCGAGAAAGATCCAATCTGGCTAGAACTCTTCGGCGGCGTACCCGCCTGGGCACCGGACGGAAGCCTCGTCCGGATGACGGACGGGGAAGGGGCCGTTGGGGAAAGCACGCCGGACGGTGAGGGCGCACGGGTGCTCATGGCGGGCGCACGGCGGCTCACCTCTTCCGGCCTGCACGTACGGGCCGTTTTGGACATCGGCGACGAAGACGTCCTCTTCTCCGCCTCCGAGGGCGAGACCTCCGGCCGCGTCGCGCCCGGCGATGTGGGGGTCTACCAAGTGCCGCTGGCGGGCGGCGAGCCCGTACGCCTCGCGACGGAGGAGGGCCCGCACGTGGCCTCGGCCGCACGGGGCGGCGGCACGCTCGTGCTGTCCTCCGCGACCCTGGAGCGACCCGGCTCGCGTGCGGTCGTGCTGCGGCAGGCGACCCCCACAGCGGACACAGTGGACGCAGAAACCACAGAGGGCA
This sequence is a window from Streptomyces sp. NBC_01775. Protein-coding genes within it:
- a CDS encoding sensor histidine kinase, giving the protein MADTRQEDAPEARSAVRWPSGPEDVPLVGEVPQTRRQKISKAVMITVWMVFLGAPLRDLWSGGHSGPAVAGAALGLAVFVTTYVLLVFRHTREPLPSRTVQSVLALLYLLAVLLSCTAGEAWLVLFVYFTVASGAVLPVRQAVFAMAVAVVSLALLGTGFGTRPWWGVWTSFVIPAVLGGFALMSARKTIRTLRELREARAAVARLAANEERLRLARDLHDLLGHSLSLITLKSELAGRMLPEQPVQAAEQVADIERVSRQALVDVREAVGGYRRPTLAVELAGARTALLAAGITAEVPQFAPRLPAGPGEHRDETTDAPPPPAPLGLPPEREAALAWALREAVTNVVRHSGATHCTVTLSPRADSADSAVCLTVTDNGTGPSGKGEGNGLSGLRERLALADGTLETSAGLRGGFTLRATVSSVA
- a CDS encoding ABC transporter permease, with the translated sequence MNTLIKLEILRSLRNRKFMFFSVIYPPVLYVLIAGRGDDTNMPGLPVGLALYYMVAMAAFGAMTAVLMGNSERIAKERERGWVRQLRLTALPGRGYVTAKIASAATVSLPSILLVLLTGALVMGVRLDAWQWAAIALCSWAGSFVFAALGVAIGYLATGDAVRPITMLFYFGLAFMGGLWLPMSSLPGWVQDIGEWLPTHAYTALGQAVEVGDAPHLRDAGLLLGYLVLFAGAAAWFYRKDTRKA
- a CDS encoding ABC transporter ATP-binding protein; translation: MTSSHFTASPAPAVEFADAGKTYGTVKALSGLSVTLHPGETVALLGPNGAGKSTTLDLLLGLRNPDPGGSVRLFGTSPRQAVTDGRVGAMLQSGGLMDGVRVRELVALACDLHPRGYPTEHVLEEAGITEIADRMVGKLSGGQEQRVRFALATAGACDLIVLDEPTTGMDVSARRDFWSAMRAQAAQGRTVLFATHYLEEADEVADRVLVMHRGRLLADGSAADIKAMAGARRISFSLGTVPDGRLEAALRGLPGVSEIELAGSAVRVRSADADATVHALYQLGLWPRDLEVTGLGLEQAFLTLTQRAEQRSADDASGTSGTPGTPVHSSHRKATAK
- a CDS encoding DUF6113 family protein; amino-acid sequence: MSAPSQGAADWGAYPVATGARAAVYAGLAVLGVLTGVAGTLLQAAWFPLGLLVALAAAVGLFHGGAKLCRTKVGAAAPGAGWAVAVMLMTTSRPEGDFLFGAGIPSYIYLFGGLLAAVMCTTIALPAPPVSANKYR
- the mshB gene encoding N-acetyl-1-D-myo-inositol-2-amino-2-deoxy-alpha-D-glucopyranoside deacetylase — protein: MSAAFPRGAAPGSPAAPGRRLLLVHAHPDDESITTGATMAKYAAEGAHVTLVTCTQGEEGEVIPAALARLAPDRDDTLGPYRAGELAAAMRALGVRDHRFLGGPGRYRDSGMMGAPQNDRPGCFWRADVDEAGELLAEVIREVRPQVLVTYRPDGGYGHPDHIQAHRVATRAVELAGREGRATDGAPAEPHHVERVYWNIVPRPVLDEGFTRLRAAAGAGEVFPFPGFTGDTGFAAPDDVPGVVDSATAVDVTVDARAYEKTKATAMAAHETQISVRETSRGDFFALSNGLGQPLTGLEFFQRADRAAGSAGVGAADAADDLFLGVSG
- a CDS encoding S9 family peptidase, translating into MATTFPQQHARTHRFTLGAPRSFTVAPDGTRVAFLRSRGGTDLAHLLWVRDVAEGTERIAADPRALLGGAEEELSPEERARRERSREGTAGVVGYATDSSVEMAAFALSGRLFTAELRAGTARELATPTPVVDPRPAPDGRHIAYVSGGTLRVIAASDDGSGGSDRALTESGPDTVTWGLAEFIAAEEMSRTRGFWWSPDSDRLLVARVDDAPVARWWIADPAHPESEPARVAYPAAGTGNAEVTLHFVDLDGSRTEVSWDRERYPYLARVHWSSYGPPLLLVQSRDQREAAYLTVDTGSGATSVTLTEKDPIWLELFGGVPAWAPDGSLVRMTDGEGAVGESTPDGEGARVLMAGARRLTSSGLHVRAVLDIGDEDVLFSASEGETSGRVAPGDVGVYQVPLAGGEPVRLATEEGPHVASAARGGGTLVLSSATLERPGSRAVVLRQATPTADTVDAETTEGTAGTAGAESAAGERHRGLEQAGVIASGAETPVLATAPRLLHTGRRRIPAAVVLPSGYREGDGPLPVLMDPYGGPHGQRVVAAHNAHLTAQWFADQGFAVVAADGRGTPGYSPGWEKAVHHDLAHVTLDDQVEALHSLADSFPLDLTRVGIRGWSYGGYLSALAVLRRPDVFHAAVAGAPVTDWRLYDTHYTERYCGTPQDGPAVYAEASLVTDEGLSGVAEDGPHRPLMIIHGLADDNVVVAHALRLSSALLAAGRGHEVLPLSGVTHMASGPQVAENLLLLQVGFLKRSLGIG